In Terriglobia bacterium, the genomic stretch ACGCAGTAATAATGATGAACGGGTCCAGCCAGGATTGGAAGTTGACCACAATCAGCAAGTACACCAGCACAATGGACATGATCAGGCCCATGCCCAGGCCGAAGAACGAGCTGGACATGGTCTCCACTTGTCCGCGCATCACCAGTTGCGTCCCGCGCGGCAGCTTCTTTTCGAACTCCCGCACAATCTGGCGGGTTTCGCGGGCCACTCCGCCCAGGTCGCGGCCTTGCACGCTGGCGTACACGTCCATCACCGGCTGTATGTTGTAATGCGATACCAAAGAAGGCGTCACTCCGGGCTTCACCGTGGCCAGGTTGGCCAGCACCTGTGGCGCGGGGGCGCGCGGCGCGTCCACCGGAGTGTTCATCAGCGCCTGCATGGAGTCCATACGGTATTCCGGTGTCTGCACGGTGACGCTGTACGAAACTCCATTTTCCCGGTTCAGGAAAAACGTGGGCGCTGTCTGGAAACTTCCGCTTAAAGACACCAGCAGGTTCTGCGCGACGTCGCGCTGTTCCAGACCAACCTGTTGCGCGCGCGTGCGGTCCACGTCCAGGCGGATGGCCGGAGCGTTCATCAACTGCTGCACATGCACGTCCGCCGCGCCGGGCACGTGACGCAAGCGGTTGGCGATCTGCTGCGCCAGCAGGTAATTCTGCGCCTGGCTCTTGCCGATGACCTGAATGTCAATCGGTGAAGGCAGGCCAAAGTTCAGGATCTGGCTGACAATGTCCGCGGGCTGGAAGAAAAACTCAACGCCGGGATAGCGTTGCGGCAGCTCTTCCCGCAAATGCTTCACGTACTCCGCCGTGGGGCGATGTTTGTCCTGGTTGAGTGACACCAGAATCTCCGCATCCGACGTGCCAATGGTCCCGCTGGTGCTGTACGAGTTGTTGATGGAACTGTACGCCAGCCCGATGTTGTCCAGGATGGTGACTAGCTCTTCTTTCGGGACCTCCTGGCGAAGCGTGTTTTCGATCTGGTCGCACAGCCGGGCCGTCTCTTCAATGCGCAAGCCGGCGCGCCCGCGGACGTGCATGCGGAAGATCCCGGCATCCACGTCAGGGAAGAAATCCTGGCCCAGGAAAAACACCAGGCCAGTGGACAGCACGCAAAAGCCCAGGAATGACGAAATGAACACCCGCCGGTTTTCCAGGCACGACGCCAGCATTTGGTGATAGCTGTCGCGCAGTCGGTCAAACGCTGTCTCAAAGCGGTGTTGCAGCCGCTTCAAAGAGGCGAACATGCCTTCGCGCTGATATTCGATGGAATCGTGCGTCTCATGTTCGTGCCCGCGCAGCAAGTACATCACCAGCGTGGGTACCAGCGTGCGCGAAAGCAGGTAAGAAGCCAGCATGGCGAAGACCACCGCTTCCGCTAGCGGAACAAACAGGAACTTGGCGACTCCGGTGAGGAAGAACATGGGCACGAAGACAATGCAGATGCAGAGCGTTGAAACAAACGCCGGAACGGCAATTTGCGACGCGCCGTCCAGGATGGCCGTCTTCAGTTCCTTGCCCATGGCCAGGTTGCGGTCAATGTTTTCGATCTCCACCGTGGCATCGTCCACCAGGATGCCCACGGCCAAGGCCAGTCCTCCCAGGGTCATGAGGTTGAACGTTTGTCCCAGCGCGGCCAGTGTGATGATGGAACACAAAATCGAAAGCGGAATGGAAACGGCAATCACCAGCGTGGTGCGCCAGTTTCCCAGGAAAAGCAGGATCATGGCCGCGGTGAGGCAGGCTGCAGTGAGCGCCTCCTTGACCACACCATTGATCGCCGCGCGCACAAACAATGACTGGTCAAACAGCGGCTTGATGGAAAGATCTTCCGGCAGCGTGGTAGCCACGCGCGCCAGGTTTTCTTTCATGTGCGCCACAATGTCCAGCGTGGACGCGCCGCCGTTTTTCATCACCGTAATCAGCGTGCCGCGTACGCCGTCCGCGCGGACCATGTTGGTCTGGGGTGAGAAGCCGTCGCGCACGTGCGCCACGTCATGCAGATACGTGGTGGCGCCGTTCTGGGTCTTGATCGGCAGGTTATTCAACTCGGCAATGGTGCTGGCGCTGCCGTTCATCTCCACCTGGTACTGCGACGACCCCATTTTGAAAGAGCCTGAAGGCAGAATCAGGTTCTGCAGGTTGAGCGCGTTCACCACGTCCACCGCGGTGAGTCCGCGGGCTTGCAACGCCGAGGTGTCTATGTCCACGGCCACCACGCGCTGCTTGCCACCGTACGGGAAAGGAATCGACGCGCCCTGCACGGTGACCATCTGCGGCCGGATGAAGTTCACGGAAAGATCGTTGAGCGCCTGTTCCGGCAGGGTCTTGCTGCTGATGCCCACCTGCATGATGGGCACGCTGGACGCCGAGTAAATAATGATCAGCGGAGGGTTGGTTCCTGCCGGCAGGCTGCGCACCGCCGTTTGCGAAATCGCGGTGACCTGCGCCATGGCCGTCTGCAGATTGCCGCTCGGCTGCAGGAAAATCTTGGTGATGGCGCGCCCGTCCATCGCCTGCGTTTCCGTGTGCTCAATGTCGTTGACGATGGTGGTGAGGCCGCGTTCCGTGTTGCTGACAATGCGGTCCGTCATCTCCTGTGCGGAGAGTCCCTGAAACTGCCAGATTACGCTGATGACCGGAATATTGATTTCAGGAAGGATGTCCACCGAGGTGCGGAAGATCACAATGGGGCTGAGAATGAGAATCAACAGCGCCATTACGACGAAGGTGTACGGGCGCCGCAGCGCCAGAGCAACAATCCACATCGGCTAGGACCCCTTCTGATTTCCCGCTTTTTCCGACGGTTTGCTTCGCAGCGATTCGCGGTCCGGCCGATCGCGAATTGAAACTGCGCCGTTTTCCTGGAACGGCTCACCCTGCATGACCCGTCCAAGGCGGGCTCTCAGCGTCGAAAAAGTTTCAGGATAAGCGCTTATTGTAGCAGCGTGTGGTGCGCTGTTTGCGCGGGTGTTTACACTTCTTAACCAACCTATACCAAAGAACACACCAAGCGTTTGCGCTGGGACTTGTGCGCTGTTGTGTTTCGAGCGGCGCTTTCAGCTTTGACCGTAAACCGGGACCGCCGCTCCGTGTACGACTTTGGCGTCGTCGCTCAAGAGAAACAGAATCACACGCGCGATCTCTTCCGGCTTGGGCCATTTGGAGAAATCGGCGTTGGGCATGGATTTGCGATTGGGTTCGGTATCAATGATAACGGGCAGAATGGAATTCGCGCGAACGCCGGTGCCCTTCAGGTCCTGCGCCAGGCAATCCAGCAGCGCCAGCGCCGCCGCCTTGGACGCCGCGTAGGCTGATCCGCCCGCCCAGTGGTCGTAGGCCGCCTTGGCCGCGATGTTCACAATCGCCCCGCTCTTCTGCTTCAGCATCGCCGGCGCCACCACGCGGGCCAGTGTGTATCCGGCGTTGGCGTTCAGGTTCATCATCAGCTGATAGGTCTTGGGCTCAGTCTCCCATAGGGATTTTCCGCCGGCGTAGCCGCCGATGGTGTTCACCAGAAAGTCCAGGCGTCCGTGGCGCGCTGTGATGCCATCTACCAGGTTGCGCGCGGCGGTCTCGTCGGTGGCGTCGAGCGGAAGGAGCTCCAGATGCGCGTTGGCGCCCACGGCGTCCCGCAGGGCGTCAGCTTCTTCCTTCTTTATATAGGTAGCGATCACCGAGGCGCCTTCATGCAGCAACGCCAGCGTGACCGCGCGTCCCAGGCCGCCGGTACCGCCGGTGACTAACGCTACTTTGTTGGAGAATTGGGGGTTCATCAGGTGTGCCTCCTTGCAGAAGTCAAGCCTCAGCATATATCACGCCAAATTTTTGGGCTTGATTTGCAGGCGACTCACAATCCATACCGCTGCGGTCTTGTATTCCGCCCCTGGGCCATTTAATATAATACTGGATTGGTATTGTATCCAGCTCCTGGTTCCACCTGGACGCTGGAGGAGTAATTTCGTCATGTTCAGACTCAACAAGCTTACCGATTACGGCATCGTGTTAATGGCCCACGTGGCGCGCAGCCCGGAAGATCTGCCGCACACCGCGCGCAGCCTGTCTAAGGCCTCGCGGATCCCGCTGCCCACGGTCGGCAAGCTGCTGCGGCAGCTTTCTGAGCGCGGACTGCTGAGCTCGCATCGCGGGGTCAAAGGCGGCTACAACCTGGCCCGTAAGCCCGAAGCTATCTCCGTGTCAGACATTGTTCTGGCCCTGGAAGGGCCCATCGGATTCACCGAGTGCAGCGTGGTGGCCGGCCTGTGCAACATGGAACGCTCCTGCGCCATCAAGATCAATTCCCAGATTATCGGGGACGCGCTGCGTGACGCGCTCGACCAGGTGATGCTGGCCGACCTGAACCATGAAATGGCGCCGCACCAGCGCCGCAGCAAAAGCAAGAGCAAGTTTGTTTCGATTGAATCCGCGGGTGTCACAGAGGGAGTGCGATGAGCACAACAGACCAGATCAAAGACATAGCCAAGCAGGAATACAAATGGGGCTTCATCACGGACGTGGATGAAGACCGCCTGCCGCCGGGGCTGAATGAAGACGTTGTCCGCGCCATCTCCGCCAAGAAAGAAGAGCCGGAGTTCATGACCGAGTGGCGGCTGAAGTCGTATCGCTATTGGGCCACGCAGGAAACCTCGCACGCTGAGCCCGAGTGGGCCAACGTGAAGTATCCGCCCATTGATTATCAGGGGCTGTCTTATTACTCCGCGCCCAAGCAGAAAAAGCAACTCTCCAGCCTGGAGGAAGTTGATCCCGAAATCCTGAAGACCTACGCCAAGCTGGGCATTCCTCTGCACGAGCAGAAGTTGCTGGCCGGCGTCGCCGTGGACGCGGTATTTGACAGCGTTTCGGTGGCCACCACGTTCAAGGCCAAACTCTCGGAACTGGGCATCATCTTTTGTTCGTTCTCTGAAGCTGTGAAGAACCATCCGGACCTGGTTAAGAAGTACCTGGGCACCGTGGTCCCGTACACTGACAACTTTTTCGCCGCGCTGAACTCCGCCGTTTTCAGTGACGGCTCGTTCGTTTACGTGCCCAAGGGCGTTCGCTGCCCCATGGAGTTGTCCACGTATTTCCGCATCAACGCGCAGAACACCGGACAGTTTGAGCGCACCCTGATCGTCGCCGACGAGGGCGCTTACGTCAGCTACCTGGAAGGCTGCACCGCCCCGGTGCGCGACGAAAATCAGCTCCACGCGGCCGTGGTCGAGCTGATTGCGCATGACAACGCCACCATCAAGTACTCCACGGTGCAGAACTGGTATCCCGGCGACAAGGAAGGCAAAGGCGGGATCTACAACTTTGTCACCAAGCGCGGTAAATGCCTCGGCAAGAATTCCAAAATCTCCTGGACGCAGGTGGAAACCGGATCAGCCATCACCTGGAAATACCCCAGTTGCATCCTGCAGGGCGATAACTCGGTGGGCGAGTTTTACTCCGTGGCGCTGACCAACAACTACCAGCAGGCCGATACAGGCACAAAGATGATCCACATCGGCAAGAACACCACCAGCACTATCGTGTCCAAGGGCATCTCCGCCGGGCACGGGCAGAATACCTATCGCGGCATGGTGAAGATCCTGAAGGGCGCCACCGGCGCGCGCAATTACACGCAATGCGATTCGCTGCTAATCGGCGACAAATGCGGCGCGCACACTTTCCCGTATATCGAAGTCAAGAACTCCACCGCGCGCATGGAGCATGAAGCGTCCACGTCGAAGATCGGTGAAGACCAGATTTTTTACCTGCAGCAGCGCGGCATATCCAAAGAAGAAGCGGTGGCCATGATTATCAACGGCTTCTGCAAGACCGTCTTCCGCGAATTGCCCATGGAATTTGCCGTGGAAGCGCAGAAGTTATTGAGCATCAGCCTTGAGGGGAGCGTCGGATAAACCAATGAGTCTTGTCGAAATCAAAAACCTGCATGCCAGCGTGAATGGCAATGAAATCCTCAAGGGGATCAACCTCACCGTCAATGCCGGTGAAGTGCACTCCATCATGGGTCCCAACGGCTCCGGCAAGAGCACGCTGGCCGGCGTTCTGGCCCGGCGTGAGAGTTATGCCGTCACCCAGGGCTCGGTTACGTTTAACGGCAAAGATCTCTTGGAGATGAAGCCGGAAGACGCTGCCTGCGAAGGCCTGTTTCTGGCGTTCCAGTATCCGGTGGAGATTCCCGGTATCAGCAACGCTTACTTCTTGCGCGCCGCGCTGAACGCAATTCGCAAATCGCGCGGCCAGGAAGAGCTGGACGCCATGGACTTCCTGCCTTTGCTCCGCGAAAAGATGCGCCTGCTGGAGATGGACGAAAAGTTCCTGAACCGTCCGGTGAACGAAGGCTTTTCCGGCGGCGAAAAGAAGCGCAATGAGATCGTGCAGATGGCCGTGCTGGAACCGAAACTCTGCGTGCTGGATGAAACCGATTCCGGCCTGGACATTGACGCCCTCAAGATCGTGGCCAAGGGCGTGAACGCCATGCGCAACAAAGACCGCGCAATGATCGTGGTCACGCACTACCAGCGGTTGCTGAATTACATTGTGCCGGATTACGTCCACGTTTTGGTGAACGGCAAAATCGTTAAATCCGGCGGGCCGGAACTGGCGCTGGAACTGGAAGAGAAGGGCTATAGCTGGACGGAAGCTGAGCCGGCCGGCGCGCGCCGCTAATCGGGGGACATAAGAAGAA encodes the following:
- a CDS encoding efflux RND transporter permease subunit, with amino-acid sequence MWIVALALRRPYTFVVMALLILILSPIVIFRTSVDILPEINIPVISVIWQFQGLSAQEMTDRIVSNTERGLTTIVNDIEHTETQAMDGRAITKIFLQPSGNLQTAMAQVTAISQTAVRSLPAGTNPPLIIIYSASSVPIMQVGISSKTLPEQALNDLSVNFIRPQMVTVQGASIPFPYGGKQRVVAVDIDTSALQARGLTAVDVVNALNLQNLILPSGSFKMGSSQYQVEMNGSASTIAELNNLPIKTQNGATTYLHDVAHVRDGFSPQTNMVRADGVRGTLITVMKNGGASTLDIVAHMKENLARVATTLPEDLSIKPLFDQSLFVRAAINGVVKEALTAACLTAAMILLFLGNWRTTLVIAVSIPLSILCSIITLAALGQTFNLMTLGGLALAVGILVDDATVEIENIDRNLAMGKELKTAILDGASQIAVPAFVSTLCICIVFVPMFFLTGVAKFLFVPLAEAVVFAMLASYLLSRTLVPTLVMYLLRGHEHETHDSIEYQREGMFASLKRLQHRFETAFDRLRDSYHQMLASCLENRRVFISSFLGFCVLSTGLVFFLGQDFFPDVDAGIFRMHVRGRAGLRIEETARLCDQIENTLRQEVPKEELVTILDNIGLAYSSINNSYSTSGTIGTSDAEILVSLNQDKHRPTAEYVKHLREELPQRYPGVEFFFQPADIVSQILNFGLPSPIDIQVIGKSQAQNYLLAQQIANRLRHVPGAADVHVQQLMNAPAIRLDVDRTRAQQVGLEQRDVAQNLLVSLSGSFQTAPTFFLNRENGVSYSVTVQTPEYRMDSMQALMNTPVDAPRAPAPQVLANLATVKPGVTPSLVSHYNIQPVMDVYASVQGRDLGGVARETRQIVREFEKKLPRGTQLVMRGQVETMSSSFFGLGMGLIMSIVLVYLLIVVNFQSWLDPFIIITALPGALAGIVWILLLTHTTMNVPSLTGAVMCMGVATSNSILVISFARERMAAGLSAWDAALEAGYTRIRPVIMTALAMIIGMVPMALGLGEGGEQNAPLGRAVIGGLIFATVATLFFVPVVFSIMHGGKRSAATQEAPASR
- a CDS encoding SDR family NAD(P)-dependent oxidoreductase, translating into MNPQFSNKVALVTGGTGGLGRAVTLALLHEGASVIATYIKKEEADALRDAVGANAHLELLPLDATDETAARNLVDGITARHGRLDFLVNTIGGYAGGKSLWETEPKTYQLMMNLNANAGYTLARVVAPAMLKQKSGAIVNIAAKAAYDHWAGGSAYAASKAAALALLDCLAQDLKGTGVRANSILPVIIDTEPNRKSMPNADFSKWPKPEEIARVILFLLSDDAKVVHGAAVPVYGQS
- a CDS encoding SUF system Fe-S cluster assembly regulator, giving the protein MFRLNKLTDYGIVLMAHVARSPEDLPHTARSLSKASRIPLPTVGKLLRQLSERGLLSSHRGVKGGYNLARKPEAISVSDIVLALEGPIGFTECSVVAGLCNMERSCAIKINSQIIGDALRDALDQVMLADLNHEMAPHQRRSKSKSKFVSIESAGVTEGVR
- the sufB gene encoding Fe-S cluster assembly protein SufB, which translates into the protein MSTTDQIKDIAKQEYKWGFITDVDEDRLPPGLNEDVVRAISAKKEEPEFMTEWRLKSYRYWATQETSHAEPEWANVKYPPIDYQGLSYYSAPKQKKQLSSLEEVDPEILKTYAKLGIPLHEQKLLAGVAVDAVFDSVSVATTFKAKLSELGIIFCSFSEAVKNHPDLVKKYLGTVVPYTDNFFAALNSAVFSDGSFVYVPKGVRCPMELSTYFRINAQNTGQFERTLIVADEGAYVSYLEGCTAPVRDENQLHAAVVELIAHDNATIKYSTVQNWYPGDKEGKGGIYNFVTKRGKCLGKNSKISWTQVETGSAITWKYPSCILQGDNSVGEFYSVALTNNYQQADTGTKMIHIGKNTTSTIVSKGISAGHGQNTYRGMVKILKGATGARNYTQCDSLLIGDKCGAHTFPYIEVKNSTARMEHEASTSKIGEDQIFYLQQRGISKEEAVAMIINGFCKTVFRELPMEFAVEAQKLLSISLEGSVG
- the sufC gene encoding Fe-S cluster assembly ATPase SufC is translated as MSLVEIKNLHASVNGNEILKGINLTVNAGEVHSIMGPNGSGKSTLAGVLARRESYAVTQGSVTFNGKDLLEMKPEDAACEGLFLAFQYPVEIPGISNAYFLRAALNAIRKSRGQEELDAMDFLPLLREKMRLLEMDEKFLNRPVNEGFSGGEKKRNEIVQMAVLEPKLCVLDETDSGLDIDALKIVAKGVNAMRNKDRAMIVVTHYQRLLNYIVPDYVHVLVNGKIVKSGGPELALELEEKGYSWTEAEPAGARR